Proteins co-encoded in one Acidobacteriota bacterium genomic window:
- a CDS encoding leucine--tRNA ligase: protein MAEIVKDENERLGRYNPAEIEARWQARWDADPALYAAEGHDSGKPKYYCIEMLPYPSGQLHMGHVRNYSIGDALARHMWMRGYNVLHPMGWDAFGLPAENAALKNNTPPREWTLQNIAAMKKQMRRMGLSYDWSTEVTTCLPDYYRWNQWFFVKMFERGLAYRKKSKVNWCPECQTVLANEQVVNGRCWRHEETIVEQRDLTQWFLKITKYADELLDGLDKLEGWPEKVRTMQRNWIGRSEGALVDFAVDGAVGKTNADPFDKLRAGSSTALRSAQDDTSKNVITVFTTRVDTIFGATSVQLAPEHAVAKAFAAEDSVLAAKIEALLAEQQKARESDELGNIEKHGVDTGRFAVNPFNGERVPIRVGNYILADYGTGAIMSVPAHDERDFEFATKYGLAIKRVIAPRVGGEPELPFTAEDDAVLVDSGEWTGLGCVEAQQKMAAFAKQKGFGEPTVTYRLKDWGVSRQRYWGTPIPMVYCQNGHAGVEPGGVVALPESALPVLLPERIEITQEGGSPLGKVAEFLNTTCPVCGGPAKRETDTMDTFVDSSWYFYRYTDAKNAAAPFDSGKADYWFPIDQYIGGVEHAILHLIYSRFWTKVMRDLGLVRNDEPAERLFTQGMVIKDGAKMSKSKGNVVSPDDMIARYGADATRMYALFAAPPDRDLEWLEEGVAGVSRFLGRVYRLATKYAETTRTASDAALTGGSATEQKLLRKLHQTIAKITHDFSGRWHFNTSIAAIMTLINELVAAEAAIDAGEVSPAAVAEIFRNLVLLLAPFAPYFSAEMWEQIGGEGTVFRTMWPAANEELAREDEVEIAVQVNGKLVNVVKVAAGSDEETVKAAAFADEKVKARITGKTVVKIIVVPNKLVNLVVK, encoded by the coding sequence ATGGCTGAGATTGTGAAGGACGAGAACGAGCGCCTGGGGCGTTATAACCCGGCGGAGATTGAGGCACGATGGCAGGCGCGGTGGGACGCCGATCCCGCGTTGTACGCCGCCGAAGGACACGATTCGGGCAAGCCGAAGTATTACTGCATCGAGATGTTGCCGTACCCGAGCGGGCAGTTGCATATGGGGCACGTGCGCAACTACTCCATTGGCGACGCGCTGGCGCGCCATATGTGGATGCGTGGCTACAACGTGCTGCACCCGATGGGATGGGATGCCTTCGGGCTGCCGGCGGAGAATGCCGCGCTCAAGAACAATACTCCGCCGCGCGAGTGGACGTTGCAGAACATCGCGGCGATGAAGAAGCAGATGCGGCGCATGGGTTTGAGCTATGACTGGTCGACCGAGGTGACGACCTGCCTGCCGGATTACTACCGCTGGAACCAGTGGTTCTTCGTGAAGATGTTTGAGAGGGGACTCGCCTATCGCAAGAAGAGCAAGGTGAACTGGTGCCCGGAGTGCCAGACTGTGCTCGCGAATGAGCAGGTGGTGAACGGCCGCTGCTGGCGGCACGAAGAGACCATTGTCGAGCAGCGCGACCTGACGCAGTGGTTTCTGAAGATCACGAAGTATGCGGATGAGCTGCTGGACGGCCTCGACAAGCTTGAGGGCTGGCCGGAGAAGGTTCGCACGATGCAGCGCAATTGGATCGGCCGCAGCGAGGGGGCTCTGGTTGACTTTGCCGTCGATGGCGCGGTTGGAAAAACAAACGCAGATCCCTTCGACAAGCTCAGGGCAGGCTCTTCGACTGCGCTGCGCTCCGCTCAGGATGACACTTCGAAAAATGTGATCACGGTCTTTACAACGCGCGTGGATACGATCTTCGGCGCGACCTCGGTGCAGCTTGCTCCTGAACATGCCGTTGCCAAGGCGTTTGCGGCCGAGGACTCGGTGCTTGCGGCGAAGATTGAAGCGCTGTTGGCCGAACAGCAGAAGGCGCGCGAGTCCGACGAGCTGGGCAACATCGAAAAGCATGGCGTCGACACGGGGCGGTTCGCGGTGAATCCGTTCAACGGGGAGCGTGTGCCGATCAGGGTGGGGAACTACATCCTCGCCGACTACGGCACGGGAGCGATCATGAGCGTTCCGGCGCACGATGAGCGCGACTTCGAGTTTGCGACGAAGTATGGCCTTGCGATCAAGCGCGTGATCGCTCCGAGGGTAGGCGGCGAACCGGAGCTTCCATTCACGGCGGAAGACGATGCCGTGCTGGTGGACTCGGGCGAGTGGACGGGGCTCGGATGCGTCGAGGCGCAGCAGAAGATGGCAGCGTTCGCGAAGCAGAAGGGCTTTGGCGAGCCGACGGTGACGTACCGCCTGAAGGACTGGGGAGTAAGCCGCCAGCGCTACTGGGGGACGCCGATCCCGATGGTGTATTGCCAGAACGGCCACGCGGGAGTGGAGCCGGGCGGCGTGGTTGCGCTGCCGGAGAGCGCGTTGCCGGTGCTGCTGCCGGAGCGGATCGAGATTACGCAGGAGGGCGGCTCGCCGCTGGGCAAGGTCGCGGAGTTCCTCAACACGACGTGTCCGGTGTGCGGCGGGCCGGCGAAGCGCGAGACCGACACGATGGACACGTTCGTCGACTCGAGCTGGTACTTCTACCGTTATACGGACGCGAAGAATGCGGCGGCGCCGTTCGACAGCGGCAAGGCGGACTATTGGTTCCCGATCGATCAGTACATCGGCGGCGTGGAGCACGCGATTCTGCACCTGATCTACTCGCGCTTCTGGACGAAGGTGATGCGCGACCTGGGGCTGGTGCGCAACGATGAGCCTGCCGAGCGGCTGTTTACGCAGGGCATGGTGATCAAGGACGGCGCGAAGATGTCGAAGTCGAAGGGCAACGTGGTCTCGCCCGACGACATGATTGCGCGCTATGGCGCGGACGCGACGAGGATGTACGCGCTGTTTGCGGCGCCGCCGGACCGCGACCTGGAATGGCTGGAAGAAGGCGTCGCCGGTGTGAGCCGGTTTCTGGGGCGGGTTTATCGCCTGGCCACGAAGTATGCGGAGACGACGCGAACTGCTTCAGATGCGGCGCTGACTGGAGGTTCTGCAACCGAGCAGAAGCTGCTGCGCAAGCTGCATCAGACGATTGCGAAGATCACGCACGACTTCAGCGGACGCTGGCACTTCAATACGTCGATTGCGGCGATCATGACGTTAATCAACGAGCTTGTCGCGGCGGAGGCGGCCATCGACGCGGGCGAGGTTTCGCCGGCGGCAGTGGCGGAGATCTTCCGCAACCTGGTGCTATTGCTCGCTCCGTTTGCGCCGTACTTCTCGGCGGAGATGTGGGAGCAGATCGGCGGCGAGGGCACGGTCTTCCGCACAATGTGGCCAGCGGCCAACGAAGAGCTCGCGCGCGAAGACGAGGTTGAGATTGCGGTGCAGGTCAACGGCAAGCTGGTGAACGTGGTGAAGGTCGCGGCGGGAAGCGACGAGGAGACGGTGAAGGCGGCCGCGTTTGCCGATGAAAAGGTGAAGGCGCGGATTACGGGCAAGACGGTGGTTAAGATCATCGTCGTGCCGAACAAGCTCGTGAACCTTGTGGTGAAGTAG